One genomic region from Vannielia litorea encodes:
- a CDS encoding fructose bisphosphate aldolase, producing MPNAEQKQKIAAGQGFIAALDQSGGSTPKALRLYGVSEERYANDDEMFDLIHEMRSRIATSPAFTGDKVIGAILFEKTMDRDIAGKPSAQFLWEERGVVPFLKIDKGLEEEANGVQLMKPIPGLSELLTRAADKGIFGTKERSVIHAANPEGIAANVAQQFELGAQVVEHGLVPILEPEININAPDKAEAEALLRDEILKRLDALPGTSDVMLKLTLPEEANLYKPLIDHPRVLKVVALSGGYSREEANTRLAQNTGMVASFSRALTEGLSDDQSDSEFNETLGSAIGSIHAASVAG from the coding sequence ATGCCGAACGCCGAGCAAAAACAAAAGATCGCCGCAGGTCAGGGCTTCATCGCCGCGCTCGACCAGTCCGGGGGCTCCACCCCCAAGGCGCTCCGGCTCTACGGCGTCTCCGAAGAGCGCTATGCCAATGATGACGAGATGTTCGACCTCATCCACGAGATGCGCTCCCGCATCGCCACCTCGCCCGCCTTCACCGGCGACAAGGTGATCGGCGCGATCCTGTTCGAAAAGACGATGGACCGCGACATCGCAGGCAAGCCCTCGGCGCAGTTCCTGTGGGAAGAGCGCGGCGTTGTCCCCTTCCTGAAGATCGACAAAGGGCTGGAAGAAGAGGCCAATGGTGTGCAGCTGATGAAGCCCATTCCCGGCCTCTCCGAGCTGCTCACGCGCGCCGCCGACAAGGGCATCTTCGGCACCAAGGAACGATCGGTGATCCATGCCGCCAACCCCGAGGGGATTGCCGCCAACGTGGCCCAGCAGTTTGAGCTTGGCGCGCAGGTGGTGGAGCATGGGCTGGTGCCGATCCTCGAGCCGGAGATCAACATCAACGCGCCCGACAAGGCCGAGGCCGAAGCACTGCTGCGCGACGAGATCCTCAAGCGTCTCGATGCCCTGCCCGGCACATCTGACGTGATGCTCAAGCTCACCCTCCCCGAGGAAGCCAACCTCTACAAGCCGCTGATCGACCATCCACGCGTGCTGAAGGTCGTGGCGCTCTCGGGCGGCTACTCCCGCGAAGAGGCCAACACCCGGCTGGCGCAGAACACCGGCATGGTCGCCAGCTTCTCCCGCGCGCTGACCGAGGGCCTGTCTGACGACCAGTCGGACAGCGAGTTCAACGAAACTCTCGGCTCCGCCATCGGCTCGATCCACGCGGCCTCCGTCGCCGGTTGA
- a CDS encoding FtsB family cell division protein, which yields MAVSRRRPAFGVVIYFAVTLSLGLYFTFAAVQGDYGLFRRIEIEAEASELKAERERLKVEVAALRNKARRMSDDYLDLDLLDQQARDVLGLIRADEIVIR from the coding sequence ATGGCAGTTTCCCGCAGACGTCCGGCATTTGGGGTAGTGATCTATTTCGCCGTCACCCTGTCGCTTGGTCTCTACTTCACCTTCGCGGCGGTTCAGGGCGACTATGGCCTGTTCCGGCGCATCGAGATCGAAGCCGAGGCGAGCGAACTGAAGGCAGAGCGGGAACGGCTGAAGGTTGAGGTTGCCGCACTGCGCAACAAGGCGCGCCGCATGTCGGACGACTACCTCGACCTCGACCTGCTCGATCAGCAGGCGCGCGATGTGCTGGGCCTGATCCGCGCCGACGAAATCGTCATTCGCTGA
- the pdhA gene encoding pyruvate dehydrogenase (acetyl-transferring) E1 component subunit alpha: MAARKTTRKTPAKSNTSKDDLLAYYRDMLLIRRFEEKAGQLYGMGLIGGFCHLYIGQEAVVVGLEAAAKEGDKRITSYRDHGHMLACGMDPKGVMAELTGREGGYSKGKGGSMHMFSKEKHFYGGHGIVGAQVPLGAGLAFADKYNENDNVTFTYFGDGAANQGQVYETFNMAALWKLPVIFVIENNQYAMGTSQNRSTSTEDIHTRGAPFGIPGEIVDGMDVLAVKEAGEKAVEHCRSGEGPYILEVKTYRYRGHSMSDPAKYRTREEVQKMREERDPIERVRAMLLEGKHASEDDLKGIDKEIKDIVNESAEFSKESPEPALEELWTDIYADVAPQEA; the protein is encoded by the coding sequence ATGGCGGCTCGGAAGACCACCAGAAAGACACCCGCGAAGTCCAACACATCGAAGGACGACCTGCTCGCCTACTACCGCGACATGCTGCTGATCCGCCGGTTCGAGGAAAAGGCCGGCCAGCTCTACGGCATGGGCCTGATCGGCGGGTTTTGCCACCTCTACATCGGTCAGGAAGCCGTTGTGGTGGGGCTCGAAGCCGCTGCCAAGGAAGGCGACAAGCGCATCACATCCTACCGCGACCACGGCCACATGCTGGCCTGCGGGATGGATCCGAAAGGCGTGATGGCCGAGCTCACTGGCCGCGAAGGCGGCTACTCGAAGGGCAAAGGCGGCTCGATGCACATGTTCTCGAAAGAGAAGCATTTCTACGGCGGCCACGGCATTGTCGGCGCGCAGGTGCCGCTCGGCGCTGGCCTCGCCTTTGCCGACAAGTACAACGAGAACGACAATGTCACCTTCACCTACTTCGGCGACGGTGCCGCCAACCAGGGCCAGGTTTACGAGACCTTCAACATGGCTGCCCTCTGGAAGCTGCCGGTGATTTTCGTGATCGAGAACAACCAGTACGCCATGGGCACCTCGCAGAACCGCTCGACTTCGACCGAAGACATCCACACCCGCGGCGCGCCATTTGGCATCCCCGGCGAGATCGTCGACGGCATGGATGTTCTGGCGGTCAAAGAGGCCGGCGAGAAGGCCGTGGAGCACTGCCGCTCGGGCGAAGGCCCCTATATTCTCGAAGTGAAAACATACCGTTATCGCGGCCACTCCATGTCTGACCCGGCCAAGTACCGGACCCGTGAGGAGGTGCAGAAGATGCGCGAGGAGCGCGACCCGATCGAGCGCGTCCGGGCCATGCTGCTCGAAGGCAAGCACGCCTCCGAAGACGACCTCAAAGGGATCGACAAGGAGATCAAGGACATCGTCAACGAGAGCGCCGAGTTCTCCAAGGAAAGCCCCGAGCCCGCGCTCGAGGAACTCTGGACGGACATCTACGCCGACGTGGCGCCGCAGGAAGCCTGA
- a CDS encoding pyruvate dehydrogenase complex E1 component subunit beta, with protein MATELLMPALSPTMEEGTLAKWLVKEGDTVSSGDILAEIETDKATMEFEAVDEGTIGKILVSEGTEGVKVNTPIAVILEEGEDASAAENVSSGSSEPAEAKEEPSAPAAAKPEAEAPTDLKVDASPDWPEGTEMVQTTVREALRDAMAEEMRKDDNVFLMGEEVAEYQGAYKISQGMLDEFGPKRVIDTPITEHGFAGIATGAAFGGLRPIVEFMTFNFAMQAIDHIINSAAKTLYMSGGQMGAPMVFRGPNGAAARVAAQHSQDYAAWYAMIPGLKVVMPYSAADYKGLMKTAIRDPNPVIFLENEILYGRTFDVPKLDDFTIPFGKAKIWREGDDVTLVSFGIGMQYALEAAEKLAEDGISAEVIDLRTLRPMDTATVIKSVMKTNRCVTVEEGWPVGSIGGHISSVLMQEAFDYLDAPVINCTGKDVPMPYAANLEKHALVTTDEVIEAVKKVTYR; from the coding sequence ATGGCAACCGAACTGCTCATGCCCGCGCTTTCCCCGACGATGGAGGAAGGCACGCTTGCAAAATGGCTGGTGAAGGAGGGCGACACCGTGTCGTCCGGCGACATTTTGGCCGAGATCGAAACCGACAAGGCCACGATGGAATTCGAGGCCGTTGACGAGGGTACCATCGGAAAGATCCTCGTGTCCGAGGGCACCGAAGGGGTGAAAGTGAACACCCCCATCGCGGTGATCCTCGAAGAGGGCGAAGATGCCTCTGCCGCCGAGAATGTGTCTTCCGGCAGCAGCGAACCCGCTGAAGCCAAAGAAGAGCCCTCTGCCCCCGCGGCTGCGAAGCCCGAGGCCGAGGCGCCGACCGATTTGAAGGTGGATGCCTCGCCCGATTGGCCCGAGGGCACCGAGATGGTGCAAACCACCGTCCGTGAGGCCCTGCGTGACGCGATGGCCGAGGAGATGCGGAAGGATGACAACGTCTTCCTGATGGGCGAAGAGGTGGCCGAGTATCAGGGCGCCTACAAGATCTCCCAAGGCATGCTCGACGAGTTTGGCCCCAAGCGGGTGATCGATACGCCGATCACCGAGCACGGCTTCGCCGGTATCGCCACGGGTGCCGCTTTCGGCGGTCTGCGTCCGATCGTGGAGTTCATGACCTTCAACTTCGCCATGCAGGCGATCGACCACATCATAAACTCGGCGGCCAAGACGCTTTACATGTCGGGCGGCCAGATGGGCGCTCCGATGGTCTTCCGCGGCCCCAACGGCGCAGCGGCCCGCGTGGCGGCCCAGCACAGCCAGGACTACGCGGCATGGTACGCCATGATCCCCGGCCTGAAGGTGGTGATGCCCTACTCGGCAGCCGACTACAAAGGCCTGATGAAGACCGCAATCCGCGACCCAAACCCGGTTATCTTCCTCGAGAACGAAATTCTCTACGGGCGCACTTTCGACGTGCCCAAGCTCGATGACTTCACCATCCCCTTCGGCAAGGCCAAGATCTGGCGCGAAGGTGATGATGTGACCCTGGTCAGTTTCGGCATCGGGATGCAGTATGCCCTTGAGGCGGCTGAGAAACTCGCCGAGGACGGGATCTCTGCCGAGGTGATCGACCTGCGCACGTTGCGCCCGATGGACACCGCCACGGTGATCAAATCGGTGATGAAGACCAACCGCTGCGTGACGGTCGAAGAAGGCTGGCCGGTGGGTTCCATCGGCGGGCATATCTCCTCGGTGCTGATGCAGGAGGCCTTCGATTATCTCGATGCGCCGGTGATCAACTGTACCGGTAAGGACGTGCCGATGCCCTATGCCGCCAACCTCGAAAAACACGCGCTGGTGACCACCGACGAGGTGATCGAAGCCGTGAAAAAAGTGACCTACCGGTAA
- a CDS encoding pyruvate dehydrogenase complex dihydrolipoamide acetyltransferase, with protein sequence MPTEVLMPALSPTMEQGTLAKWLVKEGDTVSSGDLLAEIETDKATMEFEAVDEGVIGKILVEEGTEGVAVNTPIAVLLEEGESADDIKEGGSAPKAEAPAKEEAKAEAPAASAPAASAAPAAPSKDGERIFASPLARRIAADKGIDLASIKGSGPKGRIVKSDVENAKPGAAPAKEEAKAPAAAAAAAPAGPSADAIAKMYEGREYEEVKLDGMRKTIAARLTEAKQTIPHFYLRRDIQLDALLKFRSQLNKQLEGRGVKLSVNDFIIKACALALQAVPDCNAVWAGDRVLKLKPSDVAVAVAIEGGLFTPVLKDADTKSLSALSAEMKDLATRARDRKLAPHEYQGGTFAISNLGMFGIDNFDAVINPPHGAILAVGSGVKKPVVGADGELTVATVMSVTLSVDHRVIDGALGAEFLKALVENLENPMVMLA encoded by the coding sequence ATGCCCACAGAAGTTCTGATGCCCGCCCTCTCGCCTACTATGGAGCAGGGCACCCTTGCGAAATGGCTGGTGAAGGAAGGCGACACCGTTTCCTCCGGCGATCTGCTGGCCGAGATCGAGACCGACAAGGCGACGATGGAGTTCGAAGCGGTCGATGAAGGCGTGATCGGCAAGATCCTCGTCGAGGAAGGAACCGAAGGCGTGGCGGTGAACACCCCCATCGCCGTGTTGCTCGAAGAGGGCGAAAGCGCTGATGACATCAAGGAAGGCGGCTCCGCACCGAAGGCAGAGGCACCTGCGAAAGAGGAGGCAAAGGCCGAAGCGCCCGCTGCATCCGCCCCTGCTGCAAGCGCCGCCCCTGCGGCACCGTCAAAGGATGGCGAGCGCATCTTTGCTTCGCCGCTGGCCCGCCGGATTGCCGCCGACAAGGGCATCGACCTTGCTTCGATCAAGGGCTCCGGCCCCAAGGGGCGGATCGTGAAATCGGATGTGGAGAACGCCAAACCGGGCGCGGCCCCGGCGAAGGAAGAGGCCAAGGCTCCTGCCGCCGCTGCTGCTGCAGCACCCGCTGGCCCCTCTGCCGATGCTATCGCCAAGATGTACGAAGGCCGGGAGTACGAAGAGGTCAAGCTCGACGGGATGCGCAAGACCATTGCCGCGCGTCTCACCGAGGCGAAGCAAACGATCCCGCACTTCTATCTGCGCCGTGACATCCAGCTCGACGCGCTGCTGAAGTTCCGCAGCCAGCTGAACAAGCAGCTGGAAGGCCGCGGCGTGAAGCTTTCGGTGAATGACTTCATCATCAAGGCCTGCGCCCTAGCGCTTCAGGCCGTGCCCGATTGCAACGCCGTTTGGGCCGGTGACCGGGTGCTGAAGCTGAAGCCCTCCGATGTGGCCGTGGCCGTTGCCATCGAGGGCGGTCTGTTCACGCCGGTGCTGAAGGATGCCGACACCAAGAGCCTTTCAGCCCTCTCGGCGGAGATGAAAGACCTCGCCACCCGCGCCCGCGACCGCAAGCTCGCGCCGCATGAGTACCAGGGCGGCACCTTTGCCATCTCCAACCTCGGCATGTTCGGGATCGACAACTTCGACGCGGTCATCAACCCGCCCCATGGCGCGATCCTCGCGGTGGGTTCGGGCGTGAAGAAGCCGGTTGTGGGCGCCGATGGCGAGTTGACCGTGGCCACTGTGATGAGCGTGACGCTCTCGGTCGATCACCGGGTGATCGACGGCGCGCTTGGGGCCGAGTTCCTCAAGGCCTTGGTGGAAAACCTCGAAAACCCGATGGTGATGCTCGCCTGA
- the cysE gene encoding serine O-acetyltransferase: MAQTKSKLSEVDPVWDRIIREGEEAITLEPLLGGLMHSCVLHHKSMEQALAFRISMKLASGEMSEQLLREIADEAYAADPAIGRAARADLVAVYERDPACHRFLQPLMYFKGYQAIQAYRVGHWLWKQGRHDMAYFFQMRISETFGVDIHPACRVGKGIFLDHAHSIVFGETAVVGDNVSILHSVTLGGTGKEDEDRHPKIGDGVLIGAGAKVLGNIRVGCCSRIAAGSVVLHDVPPESTVAGVPAKIVGKAGCSQPSVSMNQLLGGAD, from the coding sequence AGAGGCGATCACCCTTGAGCCGCTTCTGGGCGGTCTCATGCACTCTTGCGTTTTGCACCACAAATCCATGGAGCAGGCGCTGGCCTTCCGCATTTCGATGAAGCTGGCGTCGGGCGAAATGTCGGAGCAACTCCTGCGCGAAATCGCCGATGAGGCCTATGCCGCAGATCCCGCGATTGGGCGGGCCGCACGGGCCGACCTTGTGGCGGTGTACGAGCGTGACCCGGCCTGCCACCGGTTTCTGCAGCCGCTGATGTACTTCAAGGGCTATCAGGCGATCCAAGCCTATCGCGTGGGCCACTGGCTGTGGAAGCAGGGGCGCCACGACATGGCGTATTTCTTCCAGATGCGCATTTCGGAGACCTTCGGGGTTGATATTCACCCGGCCTGCCGTGTGGGCAAAGGGATCTTCCTCGATCACGCCCATTCCATCGTCTTTGGCGAAACCGCCGTTGTTGGCGACAACGTCTCGATCCTTCACTCGGTGACCCTCGGTGGCACCGGCAAGGAGGATGAGGACCGCCACCCCAAGATCGGCGATGGCGTGCTAATAGGGGCAGGGGCCAAGGTGCTCGGCAACATCAGGGTGGGCTGCTGCTCGCGCATCGCCGCGGGCTCAGTCGTGCTGCACGACGTGCCGCCCGAGAGCACCGTGGCGGGCGTGCCAGCCAAGATCGTTGGCAAGGCGGGCTGCTCGCAGCCGTCGGTCTCGATGAACCAACTTCTTGGCGGAGCCGACTAG